Proteins co-encoded in one Malus sylvestris chromosome 9, drMalSylv7.2, whole genome shotgun sequence genomic window:
- the LOC126583191 gene encoding uncharacterized protein LOC126583191: MKNDMTAAVVARNLLTPKDNRLLTKRSDELSVKDSLALSVQCAGSVSNMAQRIFARTRQVESLAAEVMSLKQEIRGLKHENKQLHRLAHDYATNMKRKLDQMKESDGQVLLDHQRFVGLFQRHLLPSSSGAVPRNEAPNDQSLMPPPSRVLSSIEAPNDPPPVPSLSGALPTAETSPKQPL; this comes from the coding sequence atgaagaatgatatgaccgctgcggtagtggccaggaaccttctcactcccaaagataacagactacttaccaaacggtctgatgagttgtctgttaaggattctttggctctcagtgttcagtgtgcaggttctgtgtctaatatggcccaacgcatatttgctcgaacccgccaagttgaatcattggcggctgaagtgatgagtctcaaacaggagattagagggctcaagcatgagaataaacagttgcaccggctcgcacatgactatgctacaaacatgaagaggaagcttgaccagatgaaggaatctgatggtcaggttttacttgatcatcagagatttgtgggtttgttccaaaggcatttattgccttcgtcttctggggctgtaccgcgtaatgaagctccaaatgatcaatctctgatgcctcctccttctagggttttgtccagtattgaggctccgaatgatccccctccggtgccttctctttctggggctctaccgactgctgagacttctcctaagcaacctttgtga